Proteins encoded together in one Coffea arabica cultivar ET-39 chromosome 2c, Coffea Arabica ET-39 HiFi, whole genome shotgun sequence window:
- the LOC113724684 gene encoding uncharacterized protein isoform X2 produces the protein MVDDKNASTINPLLQPVILVGHGGHIVDEEGTDSERPKEPWKKEYAKSIVYAGLDAIVTSFSLISSISGGHLSSVDVLVLGFSNLVADGISMGFGDFISTSTERDMAANERSVTEWEVANHGRPQEQELLQKYQDLGMTPSDATTVVSVLAKYRDVMVHEKQMLPPDQTEKPWKSGLVTFAAFIVFGCAPLLAFIILIPFTKNDAHKFVGACVFSAFALILLGLAKAKIVGQNYAASVAITLSNGAVAGAAAYGIGWTLRNVAGLED, from the exons ATGGTGGATGACAAAAATGCTAGTACCATCAATCCCTTGCTCCAGCCAGTAATATTGGTGGGGCATGGAGGTCATATTGTTGATGAGGAGGGCACCGATAGTGAGAGGCCAAAAGAACCATGGAAAAAAGAGTACGCGAAGAGCATTGTTTATGCTGGTTTGGATGCAATTGTCACTTCCTTTTCTCTCATCTCCTCCATCTCTGGTGGCCACCTCTCTTCCG TGGATGTTTTGGTATTAGGATTTTCAAATCTTGTAGCTGATGGGATATCGATGGGATTTGGGGATTTCATTTCAACCAGTACCGAGAGGGACATGGCTGCAAACGAGAGGTCGGTGACCGAGTGGGAAGTAGCCAATCACGGAAGGCCGCAAGAGCAAGAATTGCTCCAAAAATACCAAGACCTAGGGATGACTCCTAGTGACGCAACGACGGTGGTGAGCGTATTAGCCAAGTACAGGGACGTAATGGTCCATGAAAAACAGATGTTACCGCCGGACCAAACAGAGAAGCCATGGAAAAGTGGCTTGGTCACTTTTGCAGCTTTTATCGTGTTTGGCTGTGCGCCGCTCCTAGCTTTTATTATCCTCATTCCATTCACGAAGAATGATGCTCACAAGTTTGTCGGTGCCTGTGTTTTTTCTGCATTTGCCCTAATTCTCTTGGGGCTTGCTAAGGCCAAGATTGTAGGACAGAACTATGCCGCCTCGGTGGCTATCACACTCTCTAACGGCGCAGTTGCTGGCGCCGCCGCCTACGGTATTGGCTGGACGCTTCGGAACGTGGCTGGATTAGAGGACTAA
- the LOC113724684 gene encoding uncharacterized protein isoform X1: MVDDKNASTINPLLQPVILVGHGGHIVDEEGTDSERPKEPWKKEYAKSIVYAGLDAIVTSFSLISSISGGHLSSGFSNLVADGISMGFGDFISTSTERDMAANERSVTEWEVANHGRPQEQELLQKYQDLGMTPSDATTVVSVLAKYRDVMVHEKQMLPPDQTEKPWKSGLVTFAAFIVFGCAPLLAFIILIPFTKNDAHKFVGACVFSAFALILLGLAKAKIVGQNYAASVAITLSNGAVAGAAAYGIGWTLRNVAGLED; this comes from the exons ATGGTGGATGACAAAAATGCTAGTACCATCAATCCCTTGCTCCAGCCAGTAATATTGGTGGGGCATGGAGGTCATATTGTTGATGAGGAGGGCACCGATAGTGAGAGGCCAAAAGAACCATGGAAAAAAGAGTACGCGAAGAGCATTGTTTATGCTGGTTTGGATGCAATTGTCACTTCCTTTTCTCTCATCTCCTCCATCTCTGGTGGCCACCTCTCTTCCG GATTTTCAAATCTTGTAGCTGATGGGATATCGATGGGATTTGGGGATTTCATTTCAACCAGTACCGAGAGGGACATGGCTGCAAACGAGAGGTCGGTGACCGAGTGGGAAGTAGCCAATCACGGAAGGCCGCAAGAGCAAGAATTGCTCCAAAAATACCAAGACCTAGGGATGACTCCTAGTGACGCAACGACGGTGGTGAGCGTATTAGCCAAGTACAGGGACGTAATGGTCCATGAAAAACAGATGTTACCGCCGGACCAAACAGAGAAGCCATGGAAAAGTGGCTTGGTCACTTTTGCAGCTTTTATCGTGTTTGGCTGTGCGCCGCTCCTAGCTTTTATTATCCTCATTCCATTCACGAAGAATGATGCTCACAAGTTTGTCGGTGCCTGTGTTTTTTCTGCATTTGCCCTAATTCTCTTGGGGCTTGCTAAGGCCAAGATTGTAGGACAGAACTATGCCGCCTCGGTGGCTATCACACTCTCTAACGGCGCAGTTGCTGGCGCCGCCGCCTACGGTATTGGCTGGACGCTTCGGAACGTGGCTGGATTAGAGGACTAA